The following are from one region of the Phormidium sp. PBR-2020 genome:
- a CDS encoding NACHT domain-containing protein, with protein MGGDYKQQGINPNDGAQVNISQMVQNFGNPAAASRDGSEGKLLNAVKNEVAGRLARSLHHRVDLELQTAEDPSQVITPWSVDVKVGNAPPESLGNKTRIIDTFDRPDVGGRLLILGAPGSGKTTVLLQLAQTLIERAENHLSHPVPVLLNLSAWNTGFKDIRSWIILDLKLKYGIRPDIAQKWLDRGRIIPLLDGLDELMSQRQESCIQALNQFLPDWSGTPLVVCCRLDEYQLYDHHLGLNGALVLQPLSDRQIQTYLEQAHCDWLWQAIRHDSDSMDPDHGLARSPLFLTILVLASDHLPLELWQQSVSPETRRRVLFAAYVQTRLQRRYLGGANLPATRHGQKPYQDDGQTQRWLGWLASRLIEENQTEFFIEKLQPHGLKKRVHKLVYGLVLGLMLGLIVGLMFGLVYDLLKGVLSGLLGGVFVGLMVGLVGGLIREIKTVETIHFSRKLASKHLSRLITKSLFLGWVVGLMGGITGGLIGERFGGFWIGVIGGIMVGQVFGTVVGVIGGLVEAFVGGEIDTKTEDNQGIYRSLTNAFIFGFMFVPVGFLIPLALHYLNEPITWIQLIREGVMLGFLFGAFAGGLNSVISHTALRVTLWLFGYSPWNYSKFLRYCTERGFLQRVGGGYRFVHGLLRDYFAREYHRQGKETP; from the coding sequence ATGGGGGGCGATTATAAACAACAGGGTATCAATCCCAATGATGGGGCACAGGTCAATATCTCCCAAATGGTGCAGAATTTCGGCAATCCTGCTGCTGCATCACGGGATGGGAGTGAAGGGAAACTGCTGAATGCGGTCAAGAATGAGGTCGCCGGCCGACTCGCGCGATCGCTCCATCATCGGGTTGATTTAGAACTCCAGACCGCCGAAGATCCCAGCCAGGTGATCACACCCTGGTCTGTGGATGTGAAGGTGGGGAACGCTCCCCCTGAGAGTCTTGGCAATAAGACCCGGATTATTGATACCTTCGATCGCCCCGATGTGGGTGGACGTCTCCTCATCCTCGGGGCCCCCGGTTCCGGCAAAACCACGGTCCTGTTGCAACTGGCCCAAACCCTCATTGAACGGGCCGAGAACCACCTCAGCCATCCAGTTCCAGTTCTCCTCAACCTATCGGCCTGGAATACTGGGTTTAAGGATATCCGCAGTTGGATCATCCTGGATCTCAAACTCAAATATGGCATTCGCCCAGATATTGCCCAGAAATGGCTCGATCGCGGGCGGATTATTCCCCTCCTAGATGGTTTAGATGAGTTGATGTCCCAGCGTCAAGAAAGCTGCATCCAGGCCCTCAACCAGTTTCTCCCCGATTGGAGTGGAACGCCTCTGGTGGTGTGCTGTCGTTTGGATGAATATCAACTCTATGACCATCATTTGGGCTTAAATGGGGCGTTAGTCTTACAACCTCTGAGCGATCGGCAAATCCAAACCTACCTCGAACAGGCTCATTGTGACTGGCTTTGGCAGGCGATTCGCCATGATAGCGACAGTATGGACCCCGATCATGGCTTAGCGCGATCGCCCCTATTCCTGACCATCTTGGTCTTAGCCAGTGATCACCTCCCCCTAGAACTCTGGCAACAGTCCGTGAGTCCCGAAACTCGGCGACGGGTGTTATTTGCGGCCTATGTACAAACCCGACTACAACGACGCTATTTAGGGGGAGCTAATTTACCAGCCACTCGCCATGGTCAAAAACCCTATCAAGATGATGGGCAAACACAACGCTGGCTGGGATGGTTAGCCTCACGTTTAATTGAGGAGAATCAAACGGAGTTTTTTATTGAAAAATTACAGCCTCATGGCTTAAAAAAACGCGTCCATAAATTGGTCTATGGATTAGTTTTAGGACTCATGTTAGGGCTAATTGTCGGATTGATGTTTGGTCTAGTTTATGACTTATTGAAAGGGGTTTTGAGTGGATTGCTAGGCGGAGTTTTCGTGGGTTTAATGGTGGGCTTAGTGGGGGGACTTATTCGAGAGATCAAAACTGTTGAGACGATTCACTTTTCTCGCAAGTTGGCCTCAAAACATCTCTCTCGCCTCATTACTAAAAGTCTCTTTTTGGGGTGGGTTGTGGGGTTGATGGGGGGAATCACTGGAGGACTTATTGGTGAACGCTTTGGTGGGTTTTGGATTGGGGTAATCGGTGGGATTATGGTGGGTCAGGTTTTCGGGACTGTGGTGGGGGTAATTGGCGGGTTAGTAGAAGCGTTTGTGGGGGGCGAAATTGACACCAAAACCGAAGATAATCAGGGAATTTATCGCTCCTTGACTAATGCCTTTATTTTTGGCTTTATGTTTGTGCCAGTTGGCTTTTTGATTCCTTTGGCCCTCCATTATCTCAATGAGCCGATTACCTGGATACAACTAATTCGGGAGGGGGTTATGTTGGGATTTTTATTTGGGGCGTTTGCGGGAGGGTTGAATAGTGTGATTTCTCATACTGCCTTGCGGGTGACGCTCTGGCTGTTTGGCTATAGTCCTTGGAACTACAGTAAGTTTTTACGCTACTGTACTGAGCGAGGTTTTTTGCAACGGGTGGGGGGAGGCTATCGTTTTGTTCATGGACTGTTGCGAGACTATTTTGCTCGGGAATATCACCGCCAGGGCAAGGAAACCCCGTAG
- a CDS encoding sensor histidine kinase — protein MFQATRRRLVLWYTSITALLLLLFATTVYLYVRSTLIDRVDDTLKHSLEVVERSLTIEERPQANGAPQLHLNLEASFGENADSLEEDRIEIEWFSPTGELLWSTLREPLNVPITATRTPQTVYLQEGNAAESRPILRQIAQRISRDRQVVGYLRVSHPWFEIARPSRDLALDLGFGITVMIASVAAMGWWLSGLAMKPVGESYQYLKQFTADASHELRSPIASIQTQVQVALADPDIAENASSRTLENIERLTRRLGRLVDDLLFLTRQESGMVPWEPQPLSLDALLLEVVEEQMAIAASKSIQLEFQILDPEPSPSQPHTEGTDGDDPFSVLGDWDQLFRLFLNLLGNALRYTPDGGTVEVTLGYRPPSRSQKASKVPGTVQVSISDTGIGIPADALPHVFERFYRVDPARRQDSGNLSGSGLGLAIAQTIVQRHGGEIHLDSCLNQGTTVQVTLGAYLSP, from the coding sequence ATGTTTCAGGCGACGCGCCGGCGACTGGTGTTGTGGTATACGAGCATCACTGCACTGTTATTGTTGCTGTTTGCCACAACAGTCTACTTATATGTACGCAGTACCCTGATCGATCGCGTCGATGATACTCTCAAGCATTCCTTAGAAGTCGTCGAGCGATCGCTGACCATTGAGGAACGGCCCCAGGCCAACGGCGCGCCCCAACTGCATCTTAATTTAGAGGCCAGTTTTGGGGAGAACGCCGATAGCCTAGAAGAAGATCGCATTGAGATCGAATGGTTTAGCCCCACTGGGGAACTTCTCTGGTCAACCCTCAGGGAACCCCTCAACGTCCCCATCACCGCCACTCGAACCCCGCAAACGGTGTATTTGCAGGAGGGAAACGCCGCCGAAAGTCGTCCCATCCTACGACAAATCGCCCAACGCATTAGCCGCGATCGCCAAGTGGTGGGGTACTTACGAGTCAGTCATCCCTGGTTTGAAATTGCCCGCCCCAGTCGTGATTTAGCCTTGGATTTAGGCTTCGGCATTACCGTTATGATTGCCTCAGTGGCCGCCATGGGTTGGTGGCTGTCTGGCCTGGCCATGAAGCCGGTGGGAGAGTCTTATCAGTATCTCAAACAGTTTACCGCTGATGCCTCCCACGAGTTACGCAGCCCCATCGCCAGCATTCAAACCCAGGTTCAAGTGGCCCTCGCTGACCCAGATATTGCCGAAAATGCCAGTTCCCGGACCCTAGAAAACATCGAACGCCTCACCCGACGACTGGGGCGATTAGTGGATGATTTGCTGTTTCTAACCCGACAGGAGAGTGGTATGGTTCCCTGGGAACCCCAGCCGTTGTCCCTCGATGCCCTGTTATTAGAAGTCGTCGAAGAACAAATGGCGATCGCCGCCTCAAAATCGATTCAGCTTGAGTTCCAGATTTTAGACCCCGAACCCAGTCCCAGCCAACCTCATACCGAGGGGACAGATGGCGATGATCCCTTTTCTGTCTTGGGGGATTGGGACCAACTGTTTCGCCTGTTTCTGAATTTACTGGGTAATGCCCTACGCTATACCCCCGACGGTGGCACGGTTGAGGTCACCTTAGGCTATCGTCCCCCCAGTCGTTCTCAGAAAGCCAGTAAAGTGCCAGGAACCGTCCAAGTGAGTATCTCTGATACCGGAATTGGCATTCCCGCCGATGCCCTCCCCCATGTCTTTGAACGCTTCTATCGCGTCGATCCGGCCCGTCGCCAGGATTCCGGGAATCTTTCGGGATCGGGGTTAGGCTTGGCGATCGCCCAAACCATTGTCCAACGTCACGGGGGCGAAATTCATCTTGACAGTTGCCTCAATCAAGGGACTACCGTGCAAGTCACCCTAGGCGCCTATCTTTCACCTTAG
- a CDS encoding PAS domain S-box protein — protein MDSIFNRMSEASWLIDWPSSQVLSLNPAAEHIYGRSLIQPNQASGLWLKTIAGKYRSFVRKSIDKYLRHRQSNSDHPDLILEYNLIRPDGQERWVRSQIWQFPGGSGQQLQGLTLDLTAQRELYQQKLQFEKLTTNIPGVIYQYVQRPDGSSYFSYISPRCHDLYELDAAALAGDPNLAWSLIHPDDVERFNQSVAASAQNLTTWNHQWRNYTHSGVLKWLSATAQPEQRANGDIVWDGMLTDISQEKQAELERERFFDCAIDLFGIVGFDGCFKRLNPAWEKTLGFSIEELKAQPFSNFVHPDDIERTQAEVDKISNGQNTFWFENRYRTRDGDYRWLAWRTVSFPEEGLMYASARDITEEKQSAAERERLITILEASPDFISSADLQGNVTYINRGGRDIIGLDADESASHYEVKDFIPETVVNLFEAEAIPTALQDGIWKGTAQLKRADGTCFPVSQIILHHPASENHDSYLSTIARDITESQAIQEQLRQQEEFLRSIYDSQGNLVFVLDLADDGEWRYSDWNASTEKVAGISREEIRGKTPLEVFGPAIGQDFLDGYQRCSATGETVTIQQTFPDGDRTLYFQAHLTPLFDAQGQITRMVGNATDITERKAVELALKASKTRYRSLAQQEKLVNNISQQIRKSLDLKTLLDSTVQALYELLDVDRCYVLLYNEDSQLSNLELATEAKREDLPSRLEDYHSSFFELLNQLLQKRHSIRVDQAADIEDSRLRHKVNQLGYQSLLLFPINSGDGTLGTLACSREIAAKPWSDRDVELLEAVCDRLAIAIQQAVLYQQSRQSEQQAIAKTNQLETTLKQLKRTQTQLIQAEKMSGLGQLVAGVAHEINNPVSFIFGNLIHAKEYSQDLFELIALYQQHCPAPHPEITAFIEEIDLDYLSGDMPNLLSSIETGALRIQKIVRSLRTFSRLDEAEVKTINVNESLDSTLMILSSRLRGHEDHSDIELVCNYGQLPPVGCYAGALNQVFLNLINNAVDAIQEANPLQGYLTLETAVSEEHRIQIKISDNGGGIPEEARDRIFDPFYTTKPVGKGTGLGLSISYQIIVERHGGTLTCDSTPGEGSTFIVELPLEPQSSSS, from the coding sequence ATGGATTCCATATTTAATCGCATGAGTGAAGCCAGTTGGCTCATCGATTGGCCCAGCAGTCAAGTGTTATCCCTCAACCCAGCCGCCGAACACATCTATGGGCGATCGCTCATCCAGCCCAATCAAGCGTCAGGCCTCTGGCTAAAGACCATCGCCGGGAAATATCGCAGTTTTGTCAGAAAATCCATTGACAAATACCTACGCCATCGTCAAAGCAACTCAGATCACCCGGATCTCATCCTGGAATATAACCTCATCCGTCCCGACGGACAGGAACGTTGGGTGCGTAGTCAAATTTGGCAGTTTCCTGGCGGTTCAGGACAGCAACTGCAAGGCTTAACCCTGGATTTGACAGCACAGCGGGAACTGTATCAACAAAAACTGCAATTCGAGAAACTCACCACCAATATCCCTGGGGTGATTTATCAATATGTCCAGCGGCCCGACGGTTCCTCCTATTTCTCCTACATTAGTCCCCGTTGTCATGACCTCTATGAATTAGACGCAGCGGCCCTAGCGGGAGATCCCAATCTAGCTTGGAGTTTAATTCATCCCGACGATGTGGAGCGGTTTAACCAAAGTGTGGCCGCATCGGCACAAAATCTGACCACCTGGAACCACCAATGGCGCAACTATACACACTCGGGAGTCCTGAAGTGGTTATCGGCCACAGCCCAACCCGAACAACGGGCCAACGGAGATATTGTCTGGGATGGTATGTTGACCGACATCAGCCAGGAGAAACAGGCAGAACTCGAACGGGAACGTTTCTTTGACTGTGCCATAGACTTATTTGGAATCGTCGGGTTTGACGGCTGCTTCAAGCGTCTGAATCCCGCCTGGGAGAAAACCCTCGGCTTCTCGATTGAGGAGTTGAAAGCGCAACCGTTCTCAAATTTTGTCCATCCTGATGACATTGAACGCACCCAAGCCGAAGTTGATAAAATCAGTAACGGCCAGAATACTTTTTGGTTTGAAAACCGCTATCGAACTCGCGACGGCGACTATCGCTGGCTGGCTTGGCGCACCGTCAGCTTCCCCGAAGAAGGGTTAATGTACGCCAGCGCCCGAGATATTACAGAAGAGAAACAGTCCGCCGCCGAACGAGAACGGCTCATTACCATTCTCGAAGCCTCACCAGATTTTATCAGCAGTGCCGATCTCCAGGGCAATGTCACCTATATCAATCGAGGTGGACGAGATATTATCGGCCTCGATGCGGATGAATCGGCGAGTCACTACGAGGTGAAGGATTTCATTCCCGAGACGGTGGTGAATCTGTTTGAAGCTGAGGCGATCCCCACAGCCTTGCAAGATGGGATTTGGAAAGGAACCGCTCAACTGAAACGGGCCGATGGAACCTGCTTCCCGGTTTCTCAAATTATCCTCCATCATCCGGCCAGCGAAAACCATGACAGCTATCTCTCCACCATTGCCCGCGATATCACCGAAAGCCAAGCCATTCAGGAACAGTTACGGCAACAAGAGGAGTTCTTACGTAGTATTTATGACAGTCAGGGGAACTTGGTGTTTGTCTTAGATCTCGCTGACGATGGGGAATGGCGCTATTCCGATTGGAATGCCAGCACTGAAAAGGTGGCCGGAATTAGCCGCGAGGAGATTCGTGGTAAAACCCCGTTGGAGGTGTTTGGCCCGGCAATTGGCCAAGATTTCCTCGATGGTTATCAGCGCTGTTCGGCGACCGGGGAAACGGTCACTATTCAACAAACCTTCCCGGACGGCGATCGCACCCTCTATTTCCAGGCCCATCTCACGCCCTTGTTTGATGCCCAAGGACAGATTACTCGCATGGTCGGGAATGCCACCGATATTACTGAACGTAAGGCAGTTGAACTGGCCCTGAAAGCCTCCAAAACTCGCTATCGTTCCTTAGCACAACAAGAAAAACTTGTCAATAATATTTCCCAGCAAATTCGTAAATCCCTGGATCTAAAAACCTTGCTCGATAGTACGGTTCAGGCCCTGTACGAACTCTTGGACGTTGATCGCTGTTATGTCCTCCTCTATAATGAAGACTCTCAGCTCTCTAACCTAGAACTCGCCACGGAAGCCAAACGAGAGGATCTCCCAAGTCGCTTAGAAGACTATCATTCCAGCTTCTTTGAACTCTTGAATCAGCTCCTCCAGAAACGCCATTCGATCCGGGTCGATCAAGCCGCCGATATCGAAGATAGCAGATTGCGGCATAAGGTGAACCAACTCGGCTATCAATCTCTGCTCCTGTTTCCCATTAACAGTGGCGACGGAACCCTCGGAACCCTGGCCTGTAGCCGAGAAATTGCTGCCAAACCCTGGAGCGATCGCGATGTTGAACTGCTCGAAGCGGTCTGCGATCGCCTGGCCATCGCCATTCAGCAAGCCGTCCTTTACCAGCAATCGCGACAGTCGGAACAACAGGCGATCGCCAAAACCAATCAACTCGAAACCACCCTCAAACAACTCAAACGAACTCAAACCCAACTGATTCAAGCCGAGAAGATGTCTGGCTTGGGGCAATTGGTGGCTGGGGTTGCCCATGAAATCAATAATCCGGTGAGTTTCATCTTTGGCAACCTCATTCATGCCAAAGAATACAGCCAAGACTTATTCGAACTGATTGCCTTATATCAACAGCATTGTCCTGCCCCCCATCCTGAGATTACAGCATTCATCGAAGAAATTGACTTAGACTATCTCAGCGGGGATATGCCAAATCTGTTGAGTTCCATTGAAACCGGGGCCTTGCGGATTCAGAAAATCGTGCGATCGCTGCGAACCTTCTCCCGACTCGACGAAGCCGAAGTGAAAACCATCAATGTTAACGAGAGTCTCGACAGTACCCTGATGATTCTATCGAGTCGCCTCCGGGGACATGAGGACCACTCCGACATCGAGTTAGTCTGTAACTATGGCCAACTTCCCCCAGTCGGCTGTTACGCCGGGGCCTTAAATCAGGTCTTTCTGAACCTCATCAACAATGCGGTGGATGCCATTCAAGAGGCGAACCCACTTCAGGGCTACCTGACCCTGGAAACTGCCGTCAGTGAGGAGCATCGCATTCAGATTAAAATCAGTGACAACGGTGGGGGGATTCCCGAGGAGGCTCGCGATCGCATCTTCGACCCCTTCTACACCACCAAACCCGTCGGTAAAGGCACTGGCCTGGGCCTCTCCATCAGCTATCAAATCATCGTCGAACGACATGGGGGAACCCTCACCTGTGACTCCACTCCAGGAGAAGGGAGTACCTTTATTGTTGAGTTGCCCCTAGAACCTCAGTCAAGTTCTAGCTGA